The stretch of DNA ATGACGTGCTGGTAGTTTTGGGGATATTCTCCATATTGCAGATTGAAGTGGATAGCGCCTTTGTGGCAGCTATATTGACCATCGTTGGTTATTCCATTAATAACACGATTGTTATTTTTGACCGTGTCAGGGAAAATTTGAGGACGCGCAAGAAAGGTGAAGCTCTGGAGGATTTGGTCAACGTTAGTTTGTGGCAAACCATGGCCCGTTCCATTAATACTGTAGTGGCGGTGTTATTTGTGCTGTTGGCCTTGTATCTGCTGGGTGGCACTACCATTAAAAATTTTGTACTGGCCTTGATAATAGGTGTGACCAGCGGTTTCTATTCTTCAATGCTTACTGCCAGCCCGTTATGGGTTGAATTAAGGTTAATGGAAAAAAAGACAGGTAAGTAAAGAGGCTGAGTTTGTTTGACGTACAATGGATATATGATAATAAGATAATAAGTGAGATAGCGTCTTGGTAGGGTTAAATACATGTCCAGGACGCTTTTTTTTTGGTTTTTTTCAGGTGTTATAGTCTATTGGGTCCATTTTATAGTTGCTAAGGGTATAATAAAAGGTTTTTACTCAACGTTTATTTTTTTGTCTGGCCCTGGGCAAATTAAAAATAGTTTGGAGGGTTAAGGAAATGATTAAACAAAAGCTCAAATCACGCAAGTATTTTTTGGCACCAGGCGTGATTGGACAATGGGAACCGGGAAAACAGGATAAAGTTTTACAATCTCTAGAAAATAAGATTAAAGAGCTGGCTATTAACATGGAAAAGATGAAACTGGCCGAATATGTGGAATTGCTGGAAAAACCTTATAAGCTGATGTATGTTAATTTTATTAGTGGTATTGCCAGGGGGTTGGGTATTGCCATTGGTTTTGCCATTTTGGGGGCGATAATTGTTTTAATTTTGCAAAGGCTGGTGGCGTTAAATCTGCCTGTCATTGGCGACTTCATTGCCGATTTAGTAAAAATAGTGCAATTGCAGC from Desulfoscipio gibsoniae DSM 7213 encodes:
- a CDS encoding DUF5665 domain-containing protein; this encodes MIKQKLKSRKYFLAPGVIGQWEPGKQDKVLQSLENKIKELAINMEKMKLAEYVELLEKPYKLMYVNFISGIARGLGIAIGFAILGAIIVLILQRLVALNLPVIGDFIADLVKIVQLQLGKK